The DNA sequence gtggggttgacTTTGGGtttactgcaaaaaaaaaaaaaaagatctccaGAGGTTAGCTTTTCTGCACTTAATAAGGCTGGTGACCTTTCTTTCTTGACCTTATGTCTCTTCTTGCATAAAAACTTCCTAGTAACCAAAATATGTATCTCACTTGGATTCAGTCTGACAAGTACAAATGCAAttatgaaaggaaaaatactctTTGTTGATTTAAGAGAGTCAATACCAGCAAGGGATGATATTGATGTTGCTGTTGCAACTATATTCATCAATATTTCTTGTTTAAGCCCAGGCCCCAAACTTAAAAAAACCACCATTACAGTCTTCCCCTTGTGTTCATCTTCAGTGTTGAAATTTTACTTAACAATAAATGCAGACATGTCACTAGGAAGTAAGCTCAAAGTTAACCTTAAGTAGATGTGTTGATTTTACAATTCATgtcaaaggaaagtaaaaaaaaaactgtgaggGAAACTTAACCAGGAGGGCCCAGTTGTGCAAAAAGTAGATAAtgctatccacaggataaattAATCTCCATCCAGTGCATAGTGCAATTGGTTCACTAATATTTACCCCCTGGTTAGTGTTTTATCCGGTAGATAGTGCTATCCtacatttgaacaactggggccagataaTAAGTTATTAATTTTGATTTGCAGGTGTTTAGACCCAAGACTCCACCAGAAGCAATCAGCCTCTGTAGTAGATTACTAGAGTATACACCATCAACAAGACTCATACCTGTTGAGTCATGTGCTCACTGCTTCTTTGATGAATTGCGCGACCCCAATACAAAACTTCCAAATGGGCGTGAGCTACCTccactttttaattttaccCCTCAAGGTATGATAAACACATTCTGGTAATCAGTCTGGTAGGAAATTTAGGTCTGTCCTGGATAACGATGCTCTGTATATGTATCTAAAATATCTGAAATACCTCAATACTGCAGTCTAAAATACGGTGGAACTTGTATAATTATTGCAAAATACCCTGGAGGCTTTGGAATCTGGCTGCTAAGCTTAAGGCTGCTTCATATAAGATAACTAAAGTAGTCACTAGGCATGGCAATTGCCAAAATTTAATGTCTATTTTAATGGTGTATTGTACAACAAACCCTCCATTATTTTTAGGAAATGGCCAGACAGGCCATCAATACTTCCAACAATGTTGCTTACTTTCactgtacatacatgtatttctttGCCTTAAAGTTCACAACTTTTACATGTAGAGGGTATTATATGGCCACGCAGAGCCTCAAAAATTCAGACTCTTAGAGTGTTGAAATAATTATGTTTCTacacggattcatttttcaattcATTGATGGAATCTGTGGGGCCATGCTTTACCTGACATGACTCAGTGTAATATAAGCAACAACTACCATTTTTGTATCTACTAAATATCAGCACTTTGAAAATGTTCTAATTTGAAGAGGGCTGTCATTAAATTTTCATACAGCACTGTTACATTCAGGTTTCTCTCATACTCTCCCTGTAAGgttaccctgcaagcagagtcTCCTTCAATCTTCCTAAAATGCTAAGATTCGTAATGTAAGGCCACCACATGTAAGggatccaagacagtcttggagtTTGGATTCCAAAGTCCAGCATTCCACAATCCCCAAGCAAAGTGTCCCTGATTCCAGGTTCCAGATCCCAGAGATGGGGTGAGCCCACAgtttaccatttttttcttgtctccTCTCACAGAGTTATCAGTGAAGCCATCTCTGGCCTCTACCCTCATACCCTCCCATGCCCAGAGAAATTCTGCAGCAGCTAGCTCCAGTGCCTCGGGGACATCTTCAAATCCAGGCCCTGCAGTTGTTGATGGAGCTGTGGCATCTATTTCCACACCAGTCTCCTGAAGGAGAGTCAGTGAACATTTGTGTCTATAGAGGCTGCATTGGGAGTTGACCttgtacaaaacaaacagaagtTCAAATTTGTCTTGTAAATAGTGTCACAAATTGAGTCATGAATGTTTTAGCATGTATTTTGAAAGTGCACCAGTTTGCCGTCGTGTTTGAGtcttaaattttacttttccaCCCCCTGCTATGTACAAATCTTTTCTAATTACAACACAGCAATTCACTGACTTATCATTAATAGCAGATCAAGTGCATTATTTCTTATTGTTTAAAGTTAAGTTAGCCTGGTAATACCTTCACCCTTTCTCCACACAAAGAAAGTGTTGAACCATATttgaaatgttatttatttcattaaaattttacCTACCCTTTTCTTACATTCAAACAGGTTCTTCTTAGTGTGGCTGACTTTTCTTATTCACCTTTATTACATTGGGCTGTTTTTAGGACTAAAAGGGCAGTTTTATTTTCCAATCTATATGAATTGTTCAGagcaaaattcaacatttttaAGGCTACTAGGTGCATTTCAGCGATATCGATACACTTTTGTACTTAAATAGAAAAGCACTGGCGAGAAATTAGTTACAAAAATCATTTTGACGGGGGTTAAAATTGAATCCTTTAGAACACATTAAGTGTGGTACTGGATAATGTATTTATACTGACAGTaccaaaattaatatttaaataatgtaataccaatgtaaaatatgTTCCTCTTAACTTGAAGCCAAAGGTCACCCCCTACCTggctgtagaaaaaaaaaacttaacagtTAATATTTGAGTCTGTATAGAATTTTATGGGCTTGTAAATTTAAgcaattttatttgtttcttcttttatgTGTAAAATTTATAATCTACTCTTGTACACTTCCTGTGAGCATTCTGACATGATAAAGCATGAAAATGATTGTCATGAGCGTTTATTTTGAATGACACcgtgattttttattttttgcttggGCAGAAACACAACTAGTGTAGAAAAGAGACAGAACCtccagagaaaaagaaaattggttGGAAATCTAGGGTTGCCTGCTGGAAAACTCTCCGCTGTGCTCTAGCTCCCCCCACCCCGTACCCCCgagagagcttgctagcagagGTTCGAGAAAATAATCAGGAATCTAATGTTGTTCCGGAAGAATACTCTACAGTGGGTTACTTGGAGAATCCTCCCATCTCTTTTCCAGAGATTTCACGGCCTTTCTCAGGGGTTCAGCAAATGGGGGACGCGCAAAGAAATGCGAGCAGGAAAAAACAGTTAGGGAGGAGAAGGAAGGGCTACAGGAAGTTCCCTCCTCTCTcttgctgttttttttcctccgcTCTTCTTTTCGCTTCACCCTCCACTACCTAAATGCCTGGAACAAGCAAGAGATTTCGAGGGTCTCCCTTTGTTTGTTGAGAGTCCGGTGGGGTGGGGGATTCCCCTGTCAAAGGGCGCGTGGAGGAGGTCGCCAGCCCCCTCATGGAGAGATCTAGGCGTGGCTGTAGCTTGACCCCCAAAAActccgaaaaaagaaaaacccaaTTGAGAGCTATGGTAATCTTAACTTTGATGCAGGAGTTTTCGAAGAatgattttttctttccctcTGCTCCTTGAAACACAGCCGTTAGCGATGTTTGTTCCATGAGAACAAAGCTTAACTTTGTCACAacagctcttttgttttcaaaatgttgAAGCCGTTTTGCCCGCTCCCTTAATTTTGTTGCACTTGCCCAACTCAATGTatctttacctttttctttggTGGGGAATACTTAGTCTACTAGTTGTCCCTCAATTTCCTTGAAAATAGTAGAGAAATCGACATCGCCTTCGCCTCGCCATCCGCGAGGAAAGTGCCAATCGCAAGGGATTCCTTCCCCGTGTCACCTCGCGCACGGGGAGACGATTTTGGCGCGCGCCCTTGTAGTTCGCTCGAGAAACTGAGGGTCCACTTACTTGTTGTCAGGGCGGCCCCTGTTGTTGTCAAGGCTCTGCTGTGTCTCGGTATGGTCTGAACAAATGTAGTGACAAAGATGTAACCTTTTAACCGGGGCTGTtattttagctttattttcaacattttcattaatgacttgaatttctgtgttcctAATGTCTCATTGCCGCTGTACGCTGATGACACGACTGCCTACCTGTCAGATGTACTCCTCCCACCATTATAGAATTTTCCTTCAACAAAGATATACAGACTCTTTCGTCGTGGTTTGAGTCTAACCATTCAACACTGAACAGCACTGAGACTCAAGCATTATCACCTATTATCTGTCGGTTGACACTTTATTGTCGGAAAGTCGAGTCTActgaagaaatggcaaacttcggcgattatccgggagatttcacACTTTAATCTGGATACTGGGAGATTCGGTCAAAAATCTGGAGCAGGGGCGGAGGGGGTGCActtgtctcttgctctacttcaatagttctaatttttatttttatttttatttttattattattttttttttttgcagcataCCAGTTGCataagaaaaccgcaggtcatctcatgGGGGGGTgggcaccccctgcaccctccccctagatccggcCCTGTGGAGTCTCCCGGATTCAATATCCGGGAGAGTTAACAGCACTGCCTAAGCTGCGAAACTCACGAATGACGTAAAACAATGAATACAAAGAAGCTACtgagaagtcaacacaatagagccaaggaaaataatagctaGAGAACAAAGAAgaacttcacaggtttttacactgATCTCCCCAGAACACTTTGGGAGACTTTAGGGGGTgtagggggaggggctggtataTGAAGCACTTTTGATTTTCTGGCTCAAAGAACGCGGGCTCAAGAAAGATGGCGGGTGGCTCAAAGCCAAACTTAAATATTGTGTGGGTTTCCTCTTGTGTTGCGTCTGGTTTCAATAATGAAGGCTGCACTGGAATAGAGAAGTGAAGCAGACAACGCTGAATTATAAATTTATCTGTAAAAATGACATCGGATGCCTCTCCGTTGTGTTGTTGTGAGTTCCAAAACCTTCATGGCCAAAGATCCCATATCCTTGCATTTTGTTGTGAATGTGATGAGCTGGACAACGCAGTCGATCAGTGCCTTAAAGGAAACAGAGTGCCAAGAGAGAAAGTGGCTGCAGTATTCTCGGTTATTTCCGATCGCATTCGCATTCCTTGGTTTAATGGTGCTCTCAAAATAGAGCTCGGAATCATTGCTCCTGTTTTAGTTTTAATTGTTACTCTTCACGTTGCAAGTTATGGacttgttttcactgttctagCAATGGTCTACCTACCTGTATTTATTCTTATATATACTTTCTCTGCGCTGAACCGACGAAAGAGGACTTGGTTCTTTGTAAGCTGGGTTTTATCATCTCTAATTGGTATTTTTTACCTATATCTTCTGAATGTTGCTCCTTTCTATTCTTATACCATCTCTGCAATTATTTCTGCCGGCTTTTGTGTTGTATTACTACTATACCTGCGTGTTATCTTTTCAAGAAGGCTCCTTGCCTCTCATTCCCTGATTTCTAAATCATCATCCCAGAATGATCCAAACCACATGTCTTCAAGTCTGAAGGACCTAACATGCTGTTTATGTACTGAGGGGCCATTCATTAGAGCAAAACACTGCAGGTAGAGTACAAGCAGCACTAACTTACATGGAAACCCTAGAGTCCACAAATTAGTGTCCTTAATAACGAGATGCCATAATAGAGAGGGGAATTGATGACATCGCAAAAATTATGGGGTTGGTTAGCATATCCAgaaaaaacaagatgaaaaaatgGTCATGTAGTAAAAATCAGCCTCTTAGTGTAAATTGCTGGGGAGATATAAGCATTGTTATGCTCTAGTGACTCCACATGAATACTCCCATACTAGGCTTTGATCATAAGTGTTATGATCCAAGTCAATTTttgaagggtttgtatggaatCATCGAAGCTTAACCATGCTTAGATCTCCCCACCAATTTGCATTGacaggctgatttttggcaagagggctttttcatcttgttctttctgaacATGCCAACCagtcccataatttcacaaatatGAAATATGAATTTTTGTGACGGCAAACTTCTTTACTCTATAGCAGGAGTTTATTTTggtcaaacatctgtaatttaCTTTTGCTCGAGATTTAGCTACTGTCTGTATTATAGTGGTGCACACAAAAGCAAGTTGTCAGCATGGTGATAGTTGACTGTAAAAAccattacagtggaaccttgatataatgaaCGATTTTCTCTACCCCAGtagcaggaaaaaaatatcaaaaagaacCTCGACATAACGAAACCTCATtataacaaagaaatttttccagtcccttggcccttcgttatatcgaggttccactgtattatgTCCTACTTGTCAAATTTACATGGCATCTCAGTTGGCCACTCAAGTTCACATCTATTTGACCTTACTACCTGTGTCCCAAGATTGCTCACTGGTGTAAAAAACTAAACACACTTTCTTATTCCcactgaagaagaaaaacagatGAGTTTTCCATGTCCTGAAACACCTACTGCCACATATGTGTCCAACTATGCTTTAAGGTGGTAACTGCtatgtgttttttgtttttgtttggtttggattttttttcctgctgATCCTTACTAAGACCATGGAACCTACAGCTATAAATGTGGCAAAATAATGAATGAGTTGAA is a window from the Porites lutea chromosome 10, jaPorLute2.1, whole genome shotgun sequence genome containing:
- the LOC140950090 gene encoding palmitoyltransferase ZDHHC23-like, whose amino-acid sequence is MTSDASPLCCCEFQNLHGQRSHILAFCCECDELDNAVDQCLKGNRVPREKVAAVFSVISDRIRIPWFNGALKIELGIIAPVLVLIVTLHVASYGLVFTVLAMVYLPVFILIYTFSALNRRKRTWFFVSWVLSSLIGIFYLYLLNVAPFYSYTISAIISAGFCVVLLLYLRVIFSRRLLASHSLISKSSSQNDPNHMSSSLKDLTCCLCTEGPFIRAKHCRICGYCVPRSDHHCVWTNCCIGQHNHRAFLGAIFLFIVTGLWGVYLSFFTICKSLSGKILHLDCSDVYSDSRSAVVFVACWYTILFIFGMSSLLVQQLLFISFNITGDEWRRSLRKKSFWEVLWTHQYNKGFLRNWIVFLFSKDIRAGIAEEVV